Genomic DNA from Bacteroidales bacterium:
GTGCCCGAGATGCCCAGGCTGGTCCAAAAGGTATTTAACCTGGACAATGAGGAGGAACGAAGCCGTTTCTTTAAAGACTATTCCAGGACAATCCCTGTTCCGGGGACCAAGCGGACCATATCTTATGATCCACTGCCCAGGCTCGCCATAGCAACCAGCAGCCGGGGAGCCAATGAATCCATAGCACTGGGGGCCTATGCCTATGCCCTGGATCAGATTAGTGATTGAGGAGCACTAGAAAACGTTTGAAGCTTCCTTATTTGAACCCCGGTTCAAATAGGAACAAACCCATATTGATGATGACTAACAACAATCAAGCTACTTTGAGACCAGGATTCGATAACGAAGCCTACATTAAGGAACAAACCAAATCAATTTTGGAGCGTGTGAATCATTTTCAGGAGAAACTCTATCTGGAATTCGGAGGGAAGATTATGTATGATTATCACGCTTCGAGGGTCCTGCCCGGTTTTGATCCCAATGTAAAAATGCGTCTTCTTCAAGAATTAAAAGATAAAATCGATATCATCATATGTGTACACGCAGGGGATATCGAAAAACGCAAGATCAGGGCGGACTTCGGTATCTCTTATGATTCTGATACCTTGCGGACCATTGATGAATTCAGCGATTGGGGACTGGGTATAAGCGCAGTGGTAATAACACGTTACCAGGAACAGCCTCAGGCAACTTCATTCAAAAATAAACTTGAAAGAAACGGAATCAAGGTATATACTCATGCATACACGAAGGGCTATCCCATGGATGTGGACCTGATTGTCAGTGACCAGGGATATGGAGCAAATCCTTACATAGAAACTGAAAAACCCATCGTGGTTGTCACTGCCCCCGGTCCGGGAAGCGGAAAGCTGGCTACCTGCCTGAACAACATGTATCATGAATACAAACGGGGTATTAAAGCCGGGTATGCCAAATTCGAAACCTTTCCCATCTGGAACCTTCCTCTCTCCCATAAGGTAAATATCGCTTACGAGGCAGCCACGGTGGACCTCAAGGATATTGTACAGATCGATCATCATCACCTGGAGGCTTACAATGAGAAAACGGTTAATTATAACAGGGATATTGAGGCCTTCCCCCTGCTTCAAAGGATACTGGAGAAGATAACAGGAGAGCAGTCCATATATAAAAGCCCCACAGACATGGGGGTCAACAGGGCCAGTGCCGGAATAGTAGATGATGCTGTAATCTCCGAGGCTTCTCACCAGGAGATTATCCGGAGGTATTATCGTTGTGCGGTGGAGTATACCATGGGACTGGTCGACCGGGAGACCCTTGACCGGTCCGAATTAATCATGGATAAGGTAAAAGCCAGGATCGAAGACAGGAAAGTGGTCCAACCCGCCAGAAAGGCCGCCCTGGATGCAAGAGAATCGAATAAAGGGAACAATGGGATGTTTTGCGGGGCTGCCATTGAACTGAAAGATGGCAGATTGATAAGTGGGAAAAATTCCCCCTTGTTGCAGGCGGCATCCAGCCTGATCCTGAATGCTGCCAAGCACCTGGCAGGGCTGCCCGATCATATGCACCTGCTCCCGGCGAACATGATAGAAAAAGTAACCTTCCTGAAAAAAGAGATCCTTACCGGGAAAATGACCAGCCTCGACCTGGAAGAAACCCTGATCATGCTTGGGATCTCGGCCATCTCC
This window encodes:
- a CDS encoding DUF1846 domain-containing protein; this encodes MMTNNNQATLRPGFDNEAYIKEQTKSILERVNHFQEKLYLEFGGKIMYDYHASRVLPGFDPNVKMRLLQELKDKIDIIICVHAGDIEKRKIRADFGISYDSDTLRTIDEFSDWGLGISAVVITRYQEQPQATSFKNKLERNGIKVYTHAYTKGYPMDVDLIVSDQGYGANPYIETEKPIVVVTAPGPGSGKLATCLNNMYHEYKRGIKAGYAKFETFPIWNLPLSHKVNIAYEAATVDLKDIVQIDHHHLEAYNEKTVNYNRDIEAFPLLQRILEKITGEQSIYKSPTDMGVNRASAGIVDDAVISEASHQEIIRRYYRCAVEYTMGLVDRETLDRSELIMDKVKARIEDRKVVQPARKAALDARESNKGNNGMFCGAAIELKDGRLISGKNSPLLQAASSLILNAAKHLAGLPDHMHLLPANMIEKVTFLKKEILTGKMTSLDLEETLIMLGISAISNPAAQLAIEKLAEMRNCEVHLTHIPTPGDEAGLRKLHVNLTCDPEYSSTSLFMGN